A stretch of Besnoitia besnoiti strain Bb-Ger1 chromosome Unknown contig00015, whole genome shotgun sequence DNA encodes these proteins:
- a CDS encoding uncharacterized protein (encoded by transcript BESB_029120), translating into MELFGDQYLRITIALPTPAACVALAPGPSAQNGETTRMQATVASSPTAAGVAGQRAKSAAKREQDRHESESEAQIARRSSSHPRQTDGSDQASTDHSQERLADSSPPATSQASADNASPLLSTVTAEVAFSETVADLRWVLLELLPSCFFTNYDIFFKGERVEENVSFSALSVEAGDVFHLVPSLYDEKSVRLHIRRFQEITVNASVLLMQGLPDPADPAGPYGTFLKPLVLLDSSQFMQDNSPLWLRGGSGAHDANAHQPFLELPADDVEEDQDEDAEKELQEGDDAEADKQARHWAGAHDRKSGTGPKRGARRGGSNGRPQERTPAGATESKNVRRGSHGNNTKHKRVKGQSPAAADDTTGKTAKAINLTRLLFRDELYGGSKDKAVTSMEDRDWKEGASARREHESAQIQRTKRLSTFLLKSPVTLKPRKKPKSFISLHTSDLNPPPPSRRLQGDLWYLELCTLEHKTLAIVCREEGFSVSSICGKKRGADSFGDQSSGRSLEALFPPNRVACPPEGHTTLPADSDQGQLLIFHTLSDLLCAYSPAYRETLPSLAPPQLDTDLPYHVMPALQAHNHFLATKEEEHKPDSSRLEEYLEKGAGVDPWEEERRWSEEVDALRNMPVETLQDHIDFEKASFKLFVEFQHSALQAAINVREGRIGGPGTSEASHSPASPVFDEAQVNSLCMQSESSSIALSSDQIQRGRQAPADGLMVPRSDCATEHLAFWGQMAIEKAGDRPLLLGGQVGRDASQPQDECAADVTSKSSENTQEDVTGRGGSSQSSSDVANKRNRRDWRELKAETRAYELLELLHAYQRKKAASDQQCKRRGSDPEANTQQDPAAAVGGLARASENCWQITAPYALLIDYAGCRLRCQSVSPIQLLAAKQRKTVAKRNCDRASGGQSGENKKTHGSEGVQLNGGKHEDYQIPSALDLSLFGDVLGLKIHHLQDPVSGETESRLLHRDARWIEDPQERQLHLLSLGSLCPVDVSRHGRDAAGVTETRQGETGQDQTKARNAEAGWQNERTGTHNTFEWLRPELMSAYLLFQQKRDEQKRVTESPQQVEGAPHLKDGASQPAGGLGHPSDSAAETSTTAAHTPAADGSPISVYAAAPGSSDCGPAPACKVQKACKNMDTPQALKDELRLRLEHEVCRRVPLLPAFFSEMQAWYKADLGTGFFFQSGSPFASTLREKTREAAAHILFKCVELTRSHQRAALVEHRLEYDAIKRELAARGGLAFPQDAERASQAAAAADPATAERNSACDKDDAAGKRTSHHGQVEQRESLKRQDGLNAEAGEGEQNEGATGAFAVTDEDRDMMELLGQDISLLDPSLDLEERSRQMADQLCSMAFFTPSSSHANEEASPHGVASAVSRLFNLNVTPQSGEKTSPSSHLSASDHSVLEEAANYLHAVAIPLVATLLGQNLCVTPLESSSLKSFFHSFGVNMRYLGVVTQLVETNQDVEISADPELEAAASSDAPSLAVRLLQVELTVRAAKWCFSSFLSPLRVGQLSPAIAHLMSCLFCPPAVQYPSKKFPLPSALRRVFSATSGCSTLPAAPRGASSGESKPLSAASKHEAALCGLAELTPETLWGLIRQRIREHFGYDSVPVERSSWRCMHSPSGRYAVLRGVASALGIQMKTGCPLMSVLGASSLWEHWGLGEEWKQQAGEAGAGAGVTNADRTAHENSMPDEAKPVAGASNSEVSTHGMSDLDFASPVCASPTGHRGKERDAAVSQQKEPRPASVVAKNADSHAAKSGCVDLHPASGGSGLSCWRAGGPALMSAGCYWAPLRQESIVQLFPVIKRDPVVSHLARHLLTAATQCYVLGWLDVALELFQQVLFVVHQLTGAVCREAALCYAGMGEVTLSLQDFLNAANNFQKALILTERCMGPDHPDTIDLHAGLGRTLVHFPGREYQERGLQHIHRAIVLLRLWSGDVPHPETPLLLVTAAKCLLKVYGPACASHLPEYLDGAVQLARRVRGMGPQFVAEIHSDCSQIYQALGDFRNALEHWRNASQLIASDPSVDTERTRELDERLLFLTQQAVLAAKRRKHEESQRAELLHRLRTVVTLKRHNGSPPAGVAQTTARLPVQIA; encoded by the exons ATGGAGCTTTTCGGTGATCAGTACCTGCGTATTACCATTGCACTGCCCACTCCGGCGGCTTGCGTGGCGTTAGCGCCTGGCCCCTCGGCGCAGAATGGCGAAACCACGCGAATGCAGGCGACTGTAGCCTCCTCCCCTACTGCCGCGGGAGTCGCGGGTCAACGTGCAAAGAGTGCAGCAAAGCGTGAACAAGACAGGCACGAATCTGAATCTGAGGCTCAGATCGCCCGCAGGTCGTCGAGCCATCCACGGCAAACGGATGGGAGCGATCAGGCATCCACTGACCACTCGCAGGAGAGGTTAGCAGACAGTTCTCCGCCGGCCACGTCCCAAGCTTCCGCTGACaacgcgtctcctctcctttcCACAGTGACGGCAGAGGTCGCCTTCAGCGAGACAGTTGCCGACCTGCGGTGGGTGCTCTtggagctgctgccgtcCTGTTTTTTCACCAATTACGACATTTTCTTCAAAGGCGAACGCGTCGAAGAAAATGTCTCTTTCTCGGCTCTTTCAGTCGAGGCAGGAGATGTGTTTCACCTCGTTCCCTCGCTATACGACGAAAAATCTGTCCGCCTCCACATTCGACGCTTTCAAGAAATCACGGTGAACGCGTCGGTTCTCCTCATGCAAGGACTGCCTGATCCTGCGGACCCTGCGGGGCCGTACGGAACGTTCCTGAAAcctctcgttcttctcgACTCGTCTCAGTTCATGCAGGACAACTCCCCGCTGTGGCTGCGGGGCGGCTCCGGCGCGCACGATGCCAACGCGCATCAGCCGTTCCTCGAGTTGCCTGCCGACGACGTAGAGGAGGATCAAGACGAAGATGCGGAAAAGGAGTtgcaggaaggagacgacgcTGAAGCAGATAAACAAGCGAGGCACTGGGCTGGTGCTCATGACCGGAAGTCGGGGACGGGGCCCAAGAGAGGAGCGCGAAGGGGCGGATCGAACGGAAGGCCTCAGGAACGCActcccgccggcgcgacggagagcaAGAAT GTCAGAAGGGGGAGTCATGGCAACAACACGAAGCATAAGCGCGTGAAAGGCCAAAGtccggcagccgcagacgacacCACCGGGAAAACCGCCAAGGCGATCAATCTAACTCGTCTCCTTTTCCGAGATGAACTGTATGGTGGTTCGAAAGACAAAGCCGTCACGAGTATGGAAGACCGAGACTGGAAGGAAGGAGCgtcggcgagaagagaacaTGAATCTGCACAGATTcagagaacgaagagacTTTCCACCTTCTTGCTCAAATCGCCCGTCACGCTGAAGCCGCGAAAGAAACCCAAG TCCTTCATCTCGCTGCACACGAGTGATTTGAACCCTCCGCCcccgagccgccgcctccagggaGATCTGTGGTACCTCGAGTTGTGTACTCTGGAGCACAAGACACTTGCCATCGTCTGCCGAGAGGAAGGGTTCTCGGTTTCCTCGATATGCGGGAAGAAACGCGGTGCAGACAGTTTTGGCGACCAGTCTTCGG GTCGGTCGCTGGAGGCCCTCTTTCCTCCTAATCGCGTCGCCTGCCCTCCCGAAGGCCATACGACGTTGCCGGCGGACAGCGATCAGGGCCAGTTGCTCATTTTCCATACACTAAGCGATCTGCTGTGCGCATATAGCCCAGCGTACCGAGAAACGTTGCCTTCCCTGGCTCCGCCGCAACTCGACACGGATCTGCCGTACCACGTCATGCccgctctgcaggcgcacaaTCACTTCTTAGCGACAAAGGAAGAG GAGCATAAGCCTGATAGTAGCCGGCTGGAGGAATATCTCGAGAAAGGCGCGGGTGTCGACCCGTGGGAGGAGGAACGGCGGTGGAGCGAAGAGGTCGACGCGCTTCGCAATATGCCTGTCGAGACTCTGCAAGACCACATCGATTTCGAAAAGGCGTCTTTCAAG CTTTTCGTTGAGTTCCAGCACTCTGCTCTTCAAGCAGCCATCAATGTTCGAGAGGGACGCATAGGCGGACCAGgcacttctgaagcatcgcATTCCCCAGCGTCGCCGGTGTTTGACGAGGCCCAGGTGAATTCGTTGTGCATGCAAAGCGAATCCTCGTCGATCGCCCTCTCGTCTGACCAAATCCAGAGAGGGCGACAGGCTCCTGCTGATGGCCTGATGGTGCCTCGCTCTGACTGTGCAACTGAGCACCTTGCGTTCTGGGGACAAATGGCCATCGAGAAAGCTGGTGACCGCCCTCTTCTGTTGGGAGGACAAGTCGGACGCGACGCAAGTCAACCCCAAGACGAATGTGCCGCCGATGTTACCAGCAAGAGCAGTGAAAATACGCAAGAAGATGTTACGGGGAGGGGAGGTAGCAGCCAGTCCTCGTCCGACGTCGCGAACAAGAGAAACCGGAGAGACTGGCGCGAACTgaaagcagagacacgcgcgtaCGAGCTTCTGGAACTCTTACACGCATATCAGCGAAAGAAGGCGGCGTCAGACCAGCAATGTAAACGCAGGGGAAGCGATCCGGAGGCGAACACGCAGCAGGAccctgccgcggcggtgGGAGGCCTTGCCAGGGCTAGTGAAAACTGCTGGCAAATTACCGCCCCGTACGCCCTCCTCATTGACTATGCTGGCTGCAGACTCCGATGCCAGAGCGTGTCGCCGATTCAACTGCTCGCAGCAAAACAGCGGAAGACAGTGGCGAAACGAAACTGTGACAGAGCATCTGGCGGCCAGTCAGGAGAGAATAAGAAGACGCACGGATCCGAAGGGGTGCAGTTAAACGGAGGCAAGCATGAAGACTATCAAATTCCCAGCGCGCTGGATTTGAGTTTGTTCGGGGATGTGCTCGGACTCAAGATCCATCACCTGCAAGACCCCGTATCGGGAGAAACT GAAAGCCGTCTCCTCCACCGGGACGCAAGGTGGATCGAGGACCCTCAAGAGAGGCAGCTCCACCTGCTCAGTCTGGGGTCTCTGTGCCCTGTAGACGTAAGCCGCCACGGCCGCGATGCCGCGGGCGTGACAGAGACCCGACAAGGCGAGACTGGTCAGGATCAGACGAAGGCACGGAACGCTGAAGCCGGATGGCAGAACGAGCGAACGGGGACGCACAACACGTTTGAATGGCTGCGGCCAGAGTTAATGAGTGCATACCTCCTTTTCCAGCAGAAGCGGGATGAACAGAAAAGGGTCACAGAGAGTCCGCAACAGGTGGAGGGGGCCCCGCACCTCAAGGACGGCGCAAGTCAACCTGCAGGGGGTTTGGGACATCCGTCCGACAGCGCGGCCGAGACATCGACGACGGCTGCCCACACACCCGCTGCCGATGGCTCGCCGATTTCCGTTtacgcggcagcgcctggtTCGTCGGATTGCGGTCCCGCCCCTGCTTGCAAAGTACAGAAGGCGTGTAAAAATATGGACACACCTCAAGCCCTGAAAGACGaactgcgccttcgcctggaGCACGAGGTgtgccgccgcgtgccgctTCTTCCAGCGTTCTTCTCCGAAATGCAAGCCTGGTACAAGGCCGACCTGGGCACCGGATTCTTCTTCCAGTCGGGCTCGCCGTTTGCGTCGACGCtcagggagaagacgcgcgaagcggcggcccACATTCTCTTCAAGTGCGTTGAACTCACGCGCTCACACCAGCGTGCAGCACTCGTCGAACACAGACTTGAATACGACGCAATCAAGAGAGAGCTCGCAGCtcgaggcggcctcgcgttCCCTCAGGACGCAGAACGGGCTAGccaggcggctgctgcggctgacCCAGCCACAGCGGAGCGGAACAGCGCTTGCGACAAGGATGACGCTGCGGGCAAGCGGACCTCACACCACGGACAGGTAGAACAGAGGGAAAGCCTGAAGAGGCAAGATGGCCTCAATGCCGAAGCTGGAGAGGGTGAACAGAACGAAGGCGCCACAGGCGCATTCGCGGTGACAGACGAAGATCGAGACATGATGGAGCTGCTGGGTCAAGACATCAGTTTGCTTGACCCTTCACTTGATCTCGAGGAGAGGTCCAGGCAGATGGCGGATCAACTGTGCAGTATGGCGTTTTTCACCCCCTCGTCGTCACACGCTAACGAGGAGGCCAGCCCGCACGGCGTCGCAAGCGCAGTCTCTCGGCTGTTCAACTTGAATGTCACTCCGCAGTCTGGAGAGAAAACATCGCCGAGCTCCCACCTCTCTGCATCGGACCACTCTGTCTtggaggaagcagcgaaTTACTTGCACGCAGTCGCGATTCCTTTGGTGGCTACACTACTTGGCCAGAACTTGTGCGTGACCCCGCTGGAGTCGTCGTCTTTGAAATCGTTCTTCCATTCGTTTGGCGTCAACATGCGCTACCTCGGAGTGGTGACGCAGCTTGTTGAAACCAACCAAGACGTGGAGATCTCGGCCGATCCAGAgctcgaggccgctgcgtcttccgACGCCCCCAGTTTGGCTGTCCGGCTTCTCCAGGTGGAGTTGACTGTGAGAGCAGCGAAATGGTGCTTCTCGTCATTTCTGtcgcccctccgcgtcggccAACTCAGCCCGGCAATCGCGCACCTTATGtcgtgtctcttctgccCGCCGGCTGTCCAATATCCGTCGAAGAAGTTCCCGCTTCCGTCTGCGCTTCGGCGCGTGTTCTCCGCAACTTCCGGGTGCTCCAcgctgcccgcggcgccacgcggTGCTTCGTCGGGAGAGAGTAAGCCGCTGAGTGCGGCGTCGAAGCACGAGGCAGCCCTCTGTGGACTGGCTGAGTTGACGCCGGAGACGTTGTGGGGTCTCATTCGACAGCGAATTCGAGAGCACTTCGGGTATGACTCTGTGCCGGTGGAGCGCTCAAGCTGGAGGTGCATGCACTCGCCAAGCGGACGATACGCTGTGCTGCGGGGTGTGGCAAGCGCTCTCGGAATTCAGATGAAAACAGGATGCCCGCTGATGAGCGTCCTTGGCGCCAGCTCGTTGTGGGAGCACTGGGGATTGGGCGAGGAGTGGAAGCAacaggcaggcgaggcaggtgcgggcgcgggggTCACAAATGCAGACCGAACGGCGCACGAAAACTCGATGCCGGACGAAGCTAAACCGGTTGCCGGGGCTTCCAACTCGGAAGTGTCGACCCACGGCATGTCAGACCTGGATTTCGCCTCGCCTGTTTGCGCGTCTCCCACTGGACATCGAGGGAAGGAACGAGACGCTGCTGTCTCACAACAGAAGGAACCAAGGCCTGCATCTGTGGTAGCGAAGAACGCGGACTCCCACGCCGCGAAAAGTGGATGTGTTGATCTGCACCCTGCCTCGGGTGGTTCGGGTCTTTCCTGCTGGCGAGCTGGGGGTCCCGCCCTCATGTCTGCGGGTTGCTACTGGGCGCCGCTGAGACAGGAAAGCATTGTCCAGCTGTTCCCGGTCATTAAGAGAGACCCCGTCGTCTCGCATCTCGCGCGCCACTTACTGACTGCAGCCACTCAGTGCTATGTGTTGGGCTGGCTGGACGTCGCGCTGGAGCTCTTCCAACAAGTTCTCTTCGTCGTACACCAGCTCACGGGCGCAGTGTGCAG GGAGGCCGCGCTCTGCTACGCCGGCATGGGCGAAGTCACCCTGTCTCTGCAGGACTTCCTGAACGCGGCGAACAATTTCCAGAAGGCGTTGATCTTGACGGAGAGGTGTATGGGTCCGGACCATCCAGACACTATCGATCTGCATGCAGGCTTGGGTCGAACGCTGGTTCACTTCCCCGGACGCGAATACCAAGAAAGAGGCCTCCAGCATATCCATCGCGCCATCGTGCTTTTGCGGCTGTGGAGTGGTGACGTCCCCCATCCTGAAACCCCCCTGCTCTTGGTCACCGCGGCCAAGTGCCTGCTAAAGGTCTACGGTCCCGCGTGTGCGAGTCACCTGCCGGAGTATTTGGATGGAGCCGTCCAGCTGGCCAGACGAGTTCGGGGCATGGGCCCCCAGTTCGTTGCAGAG ATCCACAGCGACTGCTCCCAGATTTACCAGGCGCTAGGAGACTTCCGCAACGCCCTCGAGCACTGGCGTAATGCAAGCCAGCTCATCGCCTCTGACCCCTCTGTGGACACAGAGAGAACGAGG GAGCTGGACGAGCGACTACTCTTTCTTACCCAACAAGCGGTGttggcggcgaagcgaagaaaacacgAAGAAAGCCAACGCGCCGAGCTCCTTCACCGACTCCGCACGGTCGTGACGCTCAAGCGCCACAACGGATCGCCTCCAGCGGGGGTGGCACAAACTAcggcgcgtcttcctgtTCAGATAGCATAA
- a CDS encoding uncharacterized protein (encoded by transcript BESB_029130) → MALQPTAAVAPLWRGRRRMLSGYALVSVLAFSLALSSQRAWRVEGHIHGALEHFDSFSFDDMPQQTFCEWLEAEGAGALSAYLGGQTTLRLLASLCASTAQAAAGALAQRGGEEREREERRTKRRQQPCLERRAWRRVGASGVDARLTVRMMTSALSRRLSTAPDVTLPPKPPAPEHRAATASADEDERAFEGGETESAAQEPSPEPPARASTRDAPKRGGNSKSRRKRRQRKRQTDAASAASPSGPTRGEEEVPEGGKEDGARYSFRSFASSLLSAISITVATELGDRTFFLAALLSIKYSKALVFVGTCLALFLMTAFSTGLGRALHYAPDVPFLKKYVGDLPLDAWLSAVLLFFFAALHLQSLWNSQERASESTSPSSSPSTSRASVGAAPLTPDSGSRKPQRELLPTSACGYLPPWCAAAAGAAGEREPSGGDRWPQVDSRDSLEGEESWPVGKTGRVRSDEPHELADGGKRPGGQRRHAEHEVMDENFAEAEEEVERIQYTRLGVHPSSLKVLWEVFLIIGAAEVGDKSMIATVTLSTTQNPIGVFIGRLFFYRIMLTPQPVAQMLEANRQRSCLGHAAVTLLAVVAGMMFQGRLSERCMNIGCGFLFLGFGFLALGEALARS, encoded by the exons ATGGCGCTCCAACCTACAGCAGCAGTCGCGCCTTtgtggcgcggcaggcggcgcatgcTTTCTGGATATGCGCTCGTCAGCGTGCTagccttctccctcgctctctcttcgcagcGGGCCTGGCGCGTCGAGGGTCACATCCACGGCGCCCTGGAACACTTTGACTCGTTTTCCTTCGATGACATGCCCCAGCAGACGTTTTGCGAGTGGCtcgaggccgaaggcgccggcgccttgtCGGCGTACCTTGGAGGCCAGACGACcttgcgtctcctcgcttcgctctgcgcctccacggcgcaggccgccgccggcgcgctcgcacagcgggggggagaagagagggagagagaggagaggaggacgaagcgacGACAGCAACCTTGTCTGGAAAGAagggcgtggcggcgcgttGGCGCATCAGGAGTGGACGCGCGATTGACTGTGAGAATGATGACTtcggctctctcgcggcgtctctcgacCGCGCCCGACGTGACCCTGCCCCCCAAACCCCCCGCTCCGGAGCACAGAGCTGCGACCGCgtccgcagacgaggacgagcgaGCTTTTGAGGGAGGTGAAACGGAGTCTGCGGCTCAGGAGCCTTCACCTGAGCCGCCCGCACGCGCCTCGACTCGTGACGCGCCAAAGCGCGGCGGCAACTCGAAGtcgaggagaaaacgaaggcagcgaaaaCGCCAGACGGACGCTGCTTCGGCGGCATCGCCTTCCGGTCCGACTAGGGGGGAGGAAGAGGTGCCCGAGGGGGgaaaagaagacggcgcgcggtATTCCTTCCGCTCgttcgcgtcctcgctgctgtcggCGATTTCCATTACGGTAGCCACCGAGTTGGGCGACCGCACGTTTTTCCTGGCTGCGTTGCTATCCATTAAGTACAGCAAGGCGCTGGTGTTTGTGGGGACGTGTCTCGCGCTGTTCCTCATGACGGCGTTTTCCACGGGTCTGGGCCGCGCGCTCCACTACGCGCCCGACGTGCCTTTCCTGAAGAAGTACGTCGGTGACCTGCCGCTTGACGCGTGGCTCTCTGCGGTCCtgctcttctttttcgcggcgctgcacctgcagagtcTCTGGAACTCTCAggagcgcgcgagcgagtcgacgtcgccctcgtcgtcgcccagcacctcgcgcgcgtccgtcggcgccgccccgctcACGCCAGACTCGGGAAGCCGCAAGCCTCAGCGAGAGCTGCTGCCGACCTCGGCGTGCGGCTACCTGCCTCCGTGGtgtgctgcggcagcgggtgcggcgggcgagcgggAGCCCTCGGGTGGAGACAGATGGCCGCAGG TCGACTCGCGGGACTCGctggagggagaggagagctGGCCTGTTGGTAAGACCGGCAGAGTCCGAAGCGACGAGCCGCACGAGCTCGCCGACGGAGGCAAGAGGCCAGGCGGCCAGCGGCGTCACGCCGAACACGAAGTTATGGATGAAAATTTCgccgaagcagaagaagaagtcgAGAGAATACAG TACACCAGACTGGGAGTCCACCCGTCGTCGCTGAAGGTATTGTGGGAAGTGTTCCTGATCATTGGAGCAGCTGAAGTCGGCGACAAGTCCATGATCGCAACTGTCACTCTCTCCACGACGCAGAACCCCATCGGTGTCTTCATTGGTAGGTTGTTTTTCTACCGAATCATGCTGACTCCGCAGCCGGTCGCCCAGATGCTGGAAGCCAATAGGCAGC GAAGCTGTCTTGGCCACGCAGCCGTGACGCTGCTCGCAGTCGTGGCAGGAATGATGTTTCAGGGACGACTCAGCGAGCGCTGCATGAACATCGGCTGCGGCTTCCTTTTCCTCGGTTTTGGCTTCCTCGCTCTTGGAGAGGCACTCGCACGTTCCTGA